AACCACGTAGACGAACTCCACAGGAACGTTGAGCTGGGTCGCTATGGCCTGGGCCGTTGCGCCGTCAAGTCCCCTCTCATAGGCCCCTGCCTGGACAAGGGCATCATAGGTTCCAAGAACGCCGAGGTAGGTTCTGGCATAGTCATCGCTCAGGTTGTAGAGGCCTGTATTAAGGCCAGCTATCGTTGAGTTCAGTTCCTTCAACTGCTCACTTGCTCTGGTAAGGTTCTGGTGGAGCTCAACGTAAGCCATGTCGGTCTGGTTGAGTGCCTTCCTGAGGGCGAGGCTCTGGTTGTAGAGGACAGTAAGGTTGGCTTTAAGGGCCAAATACGCCCTTGCAAGCTCGGGAACTGTCTGGTTAAGGAGTTTCACCTGGTTGGTGAGGTTCTCAACCTGAAGGAGGGTCATCCTGTATGCGTTGCTTGCGTTGATTGCTGAGGTATAGAACAGCTCGGTAAGGTTTGCCGTCGTTTTTGTGAGGTTCAGTGCTATGTCGTATGACTTGTTGTGGAGCAAATCGATGGCATCGTAGTAAGAGGTAAAGTTACTTCCATAGGGCTTTGCCTCCGCTTTAAAAATCTCGTAGGCTTCCTTTGCCTGCGGACTGTTGAGTTTGATGTTTGTGATAATTATGTACGTCATGTTGTCGTTCTGGGCAAAGCTTGGGAAGTACTTGCTCATGTTGTTCTGAACCTCAACGCTCTCCACGTGCTTTGGCAGGAACTGACTCATGCTGTAGTTGGTTACATCGCTGAGCTTCATAGCCAGCGGTGTGGCCAGTACGATGACCACTATCCAGAGGGCAACTATCAGCTTCGCGTGCTTTACAATCCAGTCGTTCCATGCCATGTCAATCACCTATGTTATCTTTTAACACTTCGTTCTTAAACATGTCTATTTCCGACATGTCATCAGAGGGAATAGTTTATAAAGGTTTTTGGTCATTTACATGTCAGGGGTGATAGTAACGAAGGACGTTGAGCGGAAAATACTCAAAGGCCTCTTCACGGTCCCGCTGAAGAACATAATCCTTGTCATCGTTGGCCTTAAGGGAGAAACCCACGGCTATGAACTCCTTAAGGAACTGGAGAAGTTCACGGTTGGGATCTGGAAGCCGAGCCACAGCAACCTTTACACGCTCCTCAACAAGATGGTGGAGGAGGGCCTTCTCGAGCCGAGGGAAGAATACAGGGGAAAGGTGAGGCGCGTTAAGTATCGTCTCACCGAGAAGGGCTGGGAATACCTGAGGACGTCGAACGATTTAGCACTCCGCTCGCTCTATACTGCAATAAGCTACCACGAGAGGCTTAAAAAGAAGATTGAGGAGCGAGGAGGAGAGAGGAGAATCAATAAGGAAACCCTCAGAGAGTACCTGGAGTTGCTCATGAAGATTAGGGACTTACTCGATGAGGAAATAAAGACCCTGGAAAAGGAACTCTCTTCCGAGAGCTAACAGCAAATAGGGCCAACGTTGGTAGTATCTCGCCATTCTTTTGGTTTAGATTAGTGTCTCGTGTGCTGTTCTTGATAGAGCTTGTCTGCACGATCGATAAGTTTTTATATACTTCCAGCACAACTTAAATACATAAAATTGTACTACAAAACTCTGTACCTGGTGGTAGCATGGAAAACCTGAGAGCCCAGCTCGAAGAGCTGAAGAAAAGGCTGGAGGTGCTTGAGGAGAGCATAGATCCAGTTGACGAGGTAATGCTCTCTATAAAGGCCCGGTTGAGAAAGAAGCTCAGCGACGGAGAACTTCCTGAGCTGGACGAGGAAAAAGC
The sequence above is a segment of the Thermococcus sp. genome. Coding sequences within it:
- a CDS encoding PadR family transcriptional regulator; translated protein: MIVTKDVERKILKGLFTVPLKNIILVIVGLKGETHGYELLKELEKFTVGIWKPSHSNLYTLLNKMVEEGLLEPREEYRGKVRRVKYRLTEKGWEYLRTSNDLALRSLYTAISYHERLKKKIEERGGERRINKETLREYLELLMKIRDLLDEEIKTLEKELSSES